One Oncorhynchus kisutch isolate 150728-3 linkage group LG13, Okis_V2, whole genome shotgun sequence DNA window includes the following coding sequences:
- the LOC116376721 gene encoding centrosomal protein of 162 kDa-like → MRKERDLDKAQVVYTSGDKSFELQVAEDRHKEVVCVLKRLQWYAENQELLDRDSARLRAATADTHKRTEQVEKLKMEVGKRANQSKTKERAGDAKRIQDLERQVSQLRNISCVCVYVCACMYP, encoded by the exons atgaggaaagagagagacctgGACAAAGCGCAGGTCGTCTACACCTCAG GGGATAAGAGCTTTGAGCTGCAGGTGGCAGAGGACCGGCATAAGGAGGTGGTGTGTGTTCTGAAGAGGCTCCAGTGGTATGCTGAGAACCAGGAGCTGCTGGACAGAGACTCTGCCAGACTGAGGGCTGCCaccgcagacacacacaaacgcacagagCAG GTGGAAAAGCTGAAGatggaggtggggaagagagcCAATCAGAGTAAGACTAAAGAGCGAGCTGGAGACGCTAAGAGGATACAGGACCTAGAACGACAGGTGAGTCAGTTGAGAAatatttcctgtgtgtgtgtgtatgtgtgtgcgtgcatgtatcCCTGA